From Anopheles maculipalpis chromosome X, idAnoMacuDA_375_x, whole genome shotgun sequence:
GAAGCATCGATTGTGGATGCTTTCTGATCCCCAATTAACTcgttgctttgtgtgtgtgtgtgtgtgttctggaCCCATCTGTGCTTTCCTAAAGTTGAGAGCGCGATCAGTGCGAATGAAACTGTACGCAAAGCCACCGACATCGCTCAGTGCACCAAATCAACGCAGCTAGCAAGGAGTGAGTTAGGTTGAGCAATATGTTAACAAACCGTCCATCACGGTTGGTGCTCTCGTGCGCCATACTGCTGGCATGGAGCATCACTGGAGCGTGCACGGACGAACCACTACCGATTAACCTACCCGACAGGGCCACTCGTCAGCAACAGTGGTCTGTACGGGATGCGTTCGAGTTAGCACATGAACGCGAACAAGTGCTGGCAGCCCAAAAATCAATCGCATCCTGGCGTAAAAGTTTAAACCAACACGGACGCACGAAGGAGATCCCGCTGGGCAAAGATCGCGACCAAGAAGAGGATCGGCTGCAACCCCAGCGACGTCGCAAAAAGCGGGCCGATCGAAACGAACTGTATGCAAAAGAGCCACCGATGGAGGGTgccaaaaatgaaacattgcCGATGGATATTGATCCGGACGATGGCGACGATTCGGACGCGTCCGTCGTGTGCTACGGACCACTCGGATGTTTTCATGAGACGGATCATCTGCCAGAGATGTTGCCTTCCTCGCCGGCGGAGGTGGACACAAGATTCCTAGTGTACACGACCACCCACAGGTAAATCCGTAACTTCCAATGTTCAACCCTTTTGCTAACCAAGTGCTTTTGTTTAACAGGAGTGAAAAACCACTCATCGAGTTCTCGTACGAGGAGCTGGTAGTAGCCGGTTTCGGTGCTGCTTACTGGGGCAATGGCACCAACGAAACCGTATCAATCCCGGTGACGAGCGGGATGTCTTCCTCGCTTCTAAAAACCTTCGGAGATCTTAGTAATCGTACGGTGCGCGTTATTGTACATGGCTTTGGCGCTAATTGTGGTCTGGTCTGGATCTACGAGATGCGTACGGCTCTGATGGCTGTGGTGGGTGGTACCACAAAAACCTTCTAAATGATAATCTAATGGACatcctttctctttcttgctGGCCATCATTTGCAGGAAAACTGTACCGTAATCTGCGTAGATTGGGAAAATGGTGCTAAACTACCGAACTATGTGCGTGCTGCGGCCAACACACGTCTGGTCGGTCGTCAATTAGCGCTACTATTGCGCTTGCTGCGCACGCACAACGGGTTGCGGCTGTCGCGCGTGCACCTTATCGGTTTTAGCCTCGGTTCACACGTTGCTGGCTTTGCCGGAGCTGAGTTTGCTTCCGGCTCCAGTATACCACCGCTGGAACCAATCGTACCATCCCCGGACGGTGCTAACGATCTGGTACGTCGTTCTGCAAACGACGACACCACCACCGAGTCAACGACCGCCGAGCAAATAGATACGGAGCGTCCACCAAATACAGCCGACTTGTGGCGGATCACGGGTCTCGATCCGGCTGGCCCACTATTTGAAGCACAGCCACCGGAGGTACGGCTGGACGCGGGTGATGCTCGGTACGTGGATGTGATCCACTCGAACGGAGAAAATCTTATACTCGGAGGGCTAGGATCCTGGCAACCGATGGGTACGGTTGACTACTACCCGAATGGAGGGCGCGTGCAGCACGGCTGCACCAATCTATTTGTTGGCGCCGTCACGGATATCATCTGGGGTACGTAAAATTGacacttttttaaatttatttatagagagTTTGATTCACTCTACCGTATACGAGAAGTGATTTatactaatacaaaactattgcgtGATTTGGCTTATCTTTTTTCAAAAGCTGTTGAGATTGTGGTTAGGTTAATTTATACTGTCGCCGAGTGATACGATCGGCGGATTGTACGTTGTACCTAAATGCTAATCTGATCACAGTAAGCAAATTGCACGACTGAGTTGATTGCTTTGCTTCCGCACAAGGCCATCAGGCACGATCCGTTAGAAAATGGTTGTCAGCATTGGCTAATAGCGGTAATCCTGAGTGAAGGTGAAAGCTATTATTAAACGTTGTTCTAACGACATTACATTCAAATTCCCATAATTCAGAAATATTACCTTCAAGTAGTATTTTGTAGTCTTACATACAAATATGTGTTgtaacacacataaaaatttcTCACTCTATTAATGTATTGTGCCTGTATTAATGAACAATTTGAAATCAACTTTTCAACAACATTTAGGGGCGGTCCGTTGGTGAGGTGACAATGGCCCCGGTCTTTGCATGGCAGAatcggggctcaaatcccatccggaccgtttccccgtagtttAAGCTGacaactacttggtatcagcaagtatagtaagctattagatggtcggcgtgaccttgaAGAGATTTCAACAAAGTGCTTGCTGCCAGAGACCATTGCGTACGACTAACGTTATTCAATTCCCGgttttctctgtctctctgcGCAGCACCACCGACCACAGTTGAAGGTCGTTCGCTGTGCAACCACCGGCGGGCGTACAAGTTCTTCATCGATTCCGTTGCACCCCGATGTCACTTTCCGGCGTTTCCCTGCGAAAGCTACGATCAGTTTGCGGCCGGCAAATGTTTCGACTGTGGAAGTAACGGGACTAGCACTGCCTGCGGCCATATGGGCTATTATGCGAGCAATCGAGACATCGGAGGGTTCGGCCAGCTGTATCTACGCACACGCGACGAGGAACCGTACTGCGCGAACCAGTTTCGATTGCGGTTGCGTAATGCACCGGACGAGCTTCCACTCCGTACGGTGGGTCGCTTCGAGCTAACGCTCGAGGGTGGCGACACCGGGAACGGGATCGAAGATGGACCGGGCGGTGGAGCTCCGCTACTTACCTTCAACGAGACATTCCATCTGGATGAGGCCCGAGAGGACCGTGAGTTTCATGCGGGACAGTGGTTGACCACAATCCTCGTACCGCATCCAGCGCTCGGTCATCGACCACGGGCCCTCACCATCACCTACCGCCCATACCGTGGTGGTTGGTGGCAACGGTCCAGCGTTGGCAAGCAACTCTGGCGCATCGGTCCAATTCTGCTGACAGCGGACGACCAGCGTACGTACGGTTCGTGCGCCACACTCACACTACAGGCCGATGTTCCAGTGCGCATCGAACTTCAATCAATACTATTACACGCAAACGACCAGGGCGAGGATGAGGACGGTACGGAATGTCGGACGGCGGAAGAGCTGAACCAGCTGTCAGGCACTGCTGGTCCACCAGCGCCACCGAAAAGCTCCATTGACGAGATAGTTGGTCCGAAACATCTGGGCGGGCACGATCACTTCTCCTGGACGCCGGTTGCGATCAGTATCCCGCGCCATTCCTCTCAACCGCTGCACGTCAACGAAAAGCGATCCTTCTCCGACTCACTGCCGGCGGGTGAATCGGGAGTTGCAGAGCCGCCCCACCTAGCACCCACCGCCCAAACCGTGCAACTGTTCCCTTCGCGGCTTGTGTCGTTCTTCGAGCGAGCGGAACGATATGCACGACGTACATGGGACGCACTGTTTAGCGGCAATACTAGTGACGCAACCGTGCCGAACAAAATGGCGCCTCAAGATGGCGACGAGACAACGATAACGAGCGTCGTCGATCTGTTGCTAGCACCCACCCGTTCGGAAGGGAGCGAGCCACCAGTTAATTCGATCAATcctaccaccaccacatcTACAAGCAACACCAAACCCATTTCAACACATGCACCACTTACCTCACCCGCCAAAACTGAATCCAGCTCCAGAGAGATACGAATCGCACTGCCTACCTTTCGGCCACTAACACGACAGGCGGACGGTTCTGTTGGAAGTGGCCGGCAGCACTACACCCGTTTTATACCGCTCGTATACGAAGAGAGTAAACCGGACGATGCGGCCAGCACGGTTGGCACAGGACGTAAGATGGTATCCCGGGCTCGATAAACTCGCGAAGTGGCACTACGATGTGATAGCATTTTGCTTTCTTACTGTACGCGGCTCTGTGTAGTTTTGTTTAACTTTCTCCACGCATACACTCATCTACATCACCCAgaacacccaaacacacacacatactacttgtgaaagatgttttttgttgttttactaCACAAGCTAGGATTATTATACCAGAAGAGAAGAGCTAGATTGAGATATAGATATTCGTCTGCTCGGTGCAgtaggatgattttttttatatacgcCCTGCGTCTTAATTGTTATGCAGAAAGCTTTTTCTCAAACTGTAACGTGCATGAAGCGAATAAACACTTATCATATCATCCAACTTTGTGTCGTGTACGGTGGTATACACGCATTATGAGCTATGTTACATATTTATTCACACGCTCGTTCTCGATCCTAGTCAGCGATTCTCCTTGCCGGGTTGCTGTTTTGAtggatatatatatatatatatatatatatatatatatatatatatatatatatatatatatatatatatatatatatatatatatatatatatatatatatatattgttGTGCATGAGACGAATCCATCCAAGGCCTTAGGTttgaaaaattacagaaatcttTTCGAAATTTTGCTGACtggctttttattatttgttaatATCCAAATTATTACCAAATTAAGGATACAATACatgtgagaaagaaagaagaaaaatgattaatAACTCATCAAATTGATCCCTAACCGGACCCGTATTGGGTTTTGGATACGATTAATACAGGGGTTTCGAGGATATAATGAGCAAGTTCACAGGGGTATTGATTTGTTCAGGTGTATTATTGATTAAATCTGCCAGATCTTGAATCACTCGGATGCTGTCGTAAGtttgttcaatatttttgCAGACTCACGCGTTTCTGGTCCAAGCAACTGGTGCAGTAAGCTGTAAAATGCCTAGGCGACCTGAACAGTTGCTTGAGCTATGGATACCAGGATGGAAAATATGAAAGATTGAAGACATATTTTGCGAAACAATCCAATAACAACATCCGATCATTTCTTTATCTCACAGATTGTATCAATAATATATCTAAACGAATCAATATCTCGGCAAACTTATTTGTTAAATCTTCGAAAATCCTGTAATGCCTGTCGGAATCTACTACTCTCTTGTGCGAAGGATGATGTGGAATACCGGTATGTATGTTCTTATAGTTGTCATTAGAACTAGCCCTCAAAACGATTGCTTCGTTTCGTCCGGCAGGTCCCTAACTAGTGTAACaagaaatggtaaaatttaaatttcaatattgTTGAAGTATTTGTATCTCAAAACatcaggaaaagaaaaaaacctataGCTGTACCGTTGGGGGCAACACAAGCGTAAAGGCATTTCTTACGTTCGTAGTAGCTTTTCCGAAGAGGAAATTCATTTTTCGTATCACTCGGGTTTTTCCGTTATTAATAAAATGCGGTTGTGACCAAAACTAATCCGTCCATCCACCCCATCCCTTCTCCTGTGGCTTTTTCCACACCTCAACCTTAGTACAAGCTGTCTGCATTGGAGGAACGGGGTTTCTTCAGTTTCTCCATGTTCTTGATAACGATATCGTGCAGCGAGCAGTATCGATTCCGGATCTCGCtcaaaaccaaccaaaggcTGAGAAATTCTTTCTCGTCCAGTTCGGCCACTGCTCGCCGATAATCGTCGATGTGCGGGTATTTGGCCACCTTCGAGACCACTTTGGCGCGCGTCACAAAGTATCGAGATATCTGGTCGAAGAATGCGGCAGCTTCGGTTTCGACTGACTGGATCTCGGCCAGCGTATCCTCTTGTATCGATACGCCAAAGTTGTTGCCGTCCTCGATCTTGGGAATCATGAACGAAATCCACATCTTCAGAAGATTGGAGTCCTCCACCAAGGAACGGATGATTGGCTTTACGATGCAGACGAGCTCACCGATCGGTTTGTTACATTCGACGCGCCCGGACGGCAGTGCGTGCACCTTCGTGCCGTTACCATCAATCGGTGAGGTGGGCGCGGTAGAATTGGGCCGTGGGCGCTTCGCGTGACTCTCTCCGTCCAATACTATAGGTTCCGGGACTGGAATGTTCAGGTCCTAAAGAAACCGCGATATTGTTAGTTAGAgatatttgaattgtttttttagtCTTGACTTTATATCCTACATACACCTAAACTTTTGCTCTAAATATACACTGAACACGGTCGCATACAACTTCCTACCTGATATACATCCGTGAAGCTCCGTTCGGAAAACTGAGGAGATTCGAGCAGGGCATTCAGACGAATGATACGCTCGGGAAACTCTTTGACAATAAGTGCTTCGGCGCGACTGATGAGGTTATCTTTGTACTGTTGTACCTTACGAGCATTATCCTCGGCACTGCTAGAAGCCGAGGTAGTTGCGGTTGCGGTGCTATCGCTCATGATAGTGTATCGGAAGGGAGGGGTGTTTGGAATTTTGATTGAGATTGACCGGTTGATGCTGTTGTCCTTCCTGGTTTGTTCGGCTGTCGCAATGTATGCAGCTGTTGGCGGTTAGTGTCTGCATCAAGGAGAAGAGCATTAGCGATTGGCGGATTATTTCTATTCTATTATTTTGAACTCATAATGCTACATTCGCGTGACGACCTTTTCAAAGGTCATGGTTGCCTTATAATAAAACTAAGGCTTCCTTCAAGCACGTACTAGCATCGTCAGTCCCTCCTAAAGCTAATAGCGAAACAAGCCGGATGTATCCTGAACACAAATGCTGTGTGGTGTGTTTAGCACCGTACCGGGAAACCGCTTCCACAGCACACCGAAACCAGGAATACGATGTATTACCTGTACGGGGTGTCGAAGAAACAGGCTGCCAACTGGTTTAACAAGAACACAACCGACGGAAACTGTTTTGCTGCACTTTAGCAATGGAACTACACCGGAACTATAGCTGAGCTAACTATGAGGAAAACGTGCGAGGCTTTGCTGAAAATGCGTTTGCACTGCTGGCTGCTTAGATCTCTGATGTCGGCGTTCGAGCAATATACACACTTCGCACAATTTTGACAGTTGACGCGCGTTCAAAACGGTGTCCTTACGGAATCGTTTTGATATTATAAATGGAGAAATCTTTTAATGAAGTCTTTgccaaatttgaataattacaGAGTGAACAATTTGGCAAGACAGCGAAGTACAGTTAGTAATGCGATAAAATATCGAAAAGGAAGAATTTATTAATGTTCTCTAATGATTAAATCTAAGTGGAGAACTAAGCCGGGAACCATAAACGGTGTAACCACATGCTGAAATCATAACGGCACAGTAGTGCGCATCGTATTTTCGTCATAAAAAAGGCTGAatgtttatgcattttttattattaaattacaattttcccTTCTTGTGCCGCGTGTTTCGCGTTTTTAAATCTCTACAATTCCTGCAATTAATATTGCTTCACGTTTCTATTTTGTGTAGTTCAGACTGTTCGTCGTTCAAATAAATGGCAACAATAGGCACATTCTCTGTATCATTTAGGgggatttgtttgctttatcaaTTCCCACAGAAAAAGCTACaccgaaaaacaaactaaacgtAGCTCGAACACTATAATtacagttttaaaattaatgttttgctttaaacACTATTCAAAATCGTAATTGTAGAAACGTAATGTTTCTGTTACAAAATTGCTGTCAAAAAAAGAATCATGTTTAGCGCGACGATATGTTCGCAGGTTCCCTGTGCGAGCGAACGAGAAGCAAATAGGTACCAGTAAGATCAATCTGTGAGTAAAAGAGAGGGCACAGCAATATGAATGCTAAACAAATTGATTAATGTGAGCTGTCAGTCGACGAAAAGACTCCCATCTGCTTCAGTTAGGTTCGTCTGCGCTACGCGACAGCGGTGCTACCATATATCGTGTGTGTAACTTTGTTACAACAAAGTCtttatttgttgttctttttatAGATGCTCATCGCGCCAGTGTAgcgtttattgttttcccctttttcctttgcgaccgttgttttttttgtgaatgaaaGTGATGTTCTcttagtgttttgtttgtgctacCATCTCTTCCCTTCTTCCCCTTCCCGGCTCCGTTTAATTAGATCCTTCGTCCCCGCCCTGACCCTGACCCATCCCCGACTAGTCCTATCTCATCCCACGGTCCCGTGAATCGTCGTCTGCTTGAGTGTCAGGTGCCAGTTAAGAAAGGGGCCACTGGGCGATTGGCTTAATTGGattaaaaaaggtgggtggaTCACGCTGGTAATAAAGGCTTGCGATTCTTCCGCTACATTTTGGTTGGGTCACGAAGTTTCATCAAGCTATGGAGCGAGCCGTTGCAAATACGGCACCGAGAGGAGGCGTACGATGCGCGACGGTACTtgctgtgccggtggcggtgtTGTTACTGTTGATCAGCGGAGGATCTACCTTCAACCTCGAAACGCGCCATTTGCTGGACAAGCATGGGCTACCGGGCTCCTACTTTGGTTACTCGGTCGCCGGCCACAGCCAGCGCGGAGGTCCCGGTACCGGAAATACAACTAACTGGTAAGtgtgtaaaagaaatattcggCCGCTCTTCCATAGATGGAAATTACGAAGCGAGACGAACGGGAGGCATGAACgagagataaagagagtgaaaaaagagagagagagagagagagagagagagaaagggcgTATGCAACTAGGGAGTGCAGTTTGCATCACCGCGTGCATATGTATATGCATGCGAAGACAAGCGAAAGCACACTAACTCGtttcttctctcttcttttGCGACCCGAAACTTGTTTCGTACTTTGCTATTCACAGGATGCTGGTGGGAGCACCGCTCGGACAGAATCTGCAGCCCAGTTCGAACCATTCTGGTGCATTGTTCCGGTGCCCGATCACACTTGCACCATACGATTGTACGCAGGTCATCACCGATGGCCACCGGAGTAAGTTCATCCCTCACAGCCCCCAATCaatcctcttcttcttgtgcTTTTGCCACAATTTTTCCGAATAGTGTGCACTCTGTCGGGAGACCCGGCAATTTTACCGTATATGTGTGTCGGTCGTACAAAGAAATGCTTTCTAGGATGTACCGTAATATGGAGGGATAAATTGGTAGTAGAGTTGTTTTGGTGAAGGGAATATAAGCTTCATCCTCAAATCGATTGTAGGACAAGTTTTGGTGAATGTACTGATTCCCATCAGGAGGTATTGGGTAGTGACTATCATCAATTCCCTTCCCTTTCGAGGAAAAAGCAATCTAGTCTTCCCGCCGTGCAGCTCATCTTTCACGCGACAAGATATCTAGGCTCCGGTACGTCGGTTCAACGTTCGCGCGACGAGACGGCGCCAGCGGATCGCATCAAACACGCGGCAAATAACATCAACCAGTGCTACACAGCATGCAACTGCTGCCAGCTCAACATTCAAAAGCCCTGCAATCAAACCCGATAAGGGCCAATGTCTTCCAAAAGAGGCACGAGCTCAGCATGTCTGGATAGTAGAAATGTGCTACCGGGTCCTGCACACGTACGGTCATCTAGCGATCCTCTTGTTCTCCCGGCCGAACACAAAAAGAATGAGCAACCCGGAATCGATAAAGGAAATTGCATTCTCTAGAGCGATGCTATATTGGTCCCATATCCACTTGAATGGCGACGGGATGATCTCATCGTTAACATAGCAAGAAGTATCAGAATTCATTTGTCCGATTATTTCCAGATGTCTTCCAAGCGCCCTCAACGCGTGCTATGATCTACGGGTTTATCTTCTCCGGTGTCTTCTTCACCACACGATATATACCCACAAACGCTCTTACCGCACAACAGTGAATGTATGTGGTGCGGTTTTGTTATTTCTGGTCTTGTTATTGTTTGATGCCACAATTTACAGTTACATAAAACTTCAAACCACCAAACCAAAACGATCAGAATCATCGTTCACTGTGCTTGCTGCATCTCTCTGGTGCATTCCATGCATCTTGGACCCGATGCATGTTTTGGCTTGCGAATTATTTTACGCAAACGTttcacaaaaaacacactcatcGTTTAGATTTCCGTTTTAAATGCACCGTAACGGCCAAACGGTGGTATTATTTGTCGACCTTtggagtttttggttttgaaattgtttttacatTGCACTAATTGAAATTGTATTGCACTACATTGTTCTATGTTTCACATCTCCCTCCGCTCCTTCCAAAAGCACCCACCGGAAAGTATCTTCCGTTTCTCGATGCGTACAGCAAGTGTAAGTTTAAAAGGCCTCCATTTTAGctgttttttctcctcttttttcttctattagtttgaatgattgattttatgtttgttttcatttccatacatacaaacatacacatacacatatttattatacaaaacttacaaagcacacacacaccgtcatAAAACATCGCTATTCTTGCTCAAACACGAGTATTTCAATGTCTTCATATTACTTCTTAAATTATGTTATTTGAAAACTATCGAAATTCATAATTAATGTTTGTATTATGTTAGTCACCGcatggttgctgctgctcgctcgataaaaaaaattcgctCCCTTATCGATTATACTTTACCGTGCGTATATTAGTGCTCTCCATTTACACCACATTAGGTTATGCTCTAAGCCAGCAaaggcaaacaacaacaaaaaagaagaaagaccAACTATACCGATAGTAGGTGTTTATATGGTTTAAGAGCTTATTGCGGCACGCCACGTGCGTATTGATTGTGAGTAGGCGTTGAtgattagttttcttttaatgcattttctcCCACCCTGCGTTGATCGCTCTTGCACGTTTTTGCCCGTATAATTAAACATACcaataaaagcaaattaataCCAACATGTGTCATCGGATTTTCATAGCCACTTAGCTGcttaaaaaaagctaaaatggCGGTCGAATGAAATATTCTAATCTATTACCTTAATTCGCCCTACTTTATAAGATAAACATGACAGTTTTGGCTTAGATTTCATCAGACAATTTGCCTATTCCTGCATCattcaataaataatatttctgTATTTTGTAGCAGCATTTTTGAGTCGCATCGTGTGGTGAATGCTTCGTATGGACAATACGACAAattctgtttgctgtttgtaatgctatgtatttattttgtttaaattaaatgttttatttattagtttGTAGATGTGTAAGGTTGCGTTTTTTCGTCTGCGTATTTATCTATCTTTTATAGGATTTTACTATGTTTGGCTCTTACTAACGCTTTGAACAATTGTGTCCGCCACTGGGCGGCACGCTACAAAGAATTATGCTggtagtaatttatttttcaaaccacCCAACTCTGTAGCGGACGATATTGACGATGAGGATGGTACGGGTGACTCAGATAGTTTGCATCGTCTTGAACCGCCGGGAAAAGATGAAATTAAGAACAACCAATGGTTGGGAGTGACGGTGGAAACTGGTGGTCAAGAGAACAAGGTAAGTAACTTCCACAGCTAATATTGTTCACCAATATATTAAGGTTTAGTtccatttcttcttctctctctctctcgctccttCCGTTGCAGATCTTTGTTTGCGCTCATCGGTACATTAAGATCAACAATCCCCAGTCATTGGCGTACGCAGCATCCGGTCCCGGCTCCACCGGACTGTATCTTGGCCAGGGCGTCTGTTACGTGCTGAACGAGGACTTTTCGTTCGGGTTTGCGGTGGAGGTGTGCCGTGGTCGGTCAATAGAGCGCGAACATCAACAGTACGCGTTCTGTCAGTCCGGCACGTCCGGTGCGATTTTGCCGGACGGTACCGCACTGATCGGCACTCCCGGCGCGATGACGTGGAAGGGCACACTGTTTAACGTCGCGATCGAGGGTGGCTTTCTGTCGCGTGACAAATTCCAGTACTTTGCGCCGCACGACAATCTCCATTCGCCGGTACCGAACTATAGCTATCTCGGGATGTCTGTGACCGGGGGCCGATTTTTCGGCGAGTACATGGCGTACGCGGGCGGTGCACCGCGTGCGGCTCAGGGCAATGGGGAGGTGGTCATCTTTTCAAACCGCTACAAAAAGAATCCGTTCGATCATGTTGTTTCGTTGCGTGGTGAACAGTTTGGATCGGGATTCGGCAGTACGCTTGCCTCGGCGGATGTGAACGGCGACGGGTAAGCAACCATCGATATCTCAAAGCTTGATTTTTATCTGACTAAGTTTATGTTAATTTCGAGTATTCTTCCGCGATAAGCGTGTGGCATGATTAGTAGGGGGTTTGCCTTCGAGCTGAGAAAAATGAATCAcgaagtgtatgtgtgcgtgatttatgattgtttgttttttagctATGTGATCTTTTCAATGTACACCAAATTGCGTCATCAAATGATCGGAAGCAATGCGTGATGTATAGAAGATATAGCCTTGTTGTTAGGATCTTCTGCTGCAATACCAATggcggaggttttttttcgacattcctttttttctcttttatcaGCTTACTGATAAGACAGCACAGCATATCGCACAGTTAAAGGTATTCTGTCTTTCTCGTGCACTAACGTGTGCGAAAGCTCTGATACAATATTTACTGAGATGTGAATGTGTGGTAGTTAATCTCGTACTTTATTCATACGGCCCCGGCAATTATTTCCATTACATTATTCAGCGAGCTGTTTTCATCTTTACCGTGTTgaattgaatttgttttgctaaagTTATCGTAATCGTATTTATCGTGTTCCGGTAGCCATTAATATTATGTCACTCCG
This genomic window contains:
- the LOC126567819 gene encoding uncharacterized protein LOC126567819 — protein: MLTNRPSRLVLSCAILLAWSITGACTDEPLPINLPDRATRQQQWSVRDAFELAHEREQVLAAQKSIASWRKSLNQHGRTKEIPLGKDRDQEEDRLQPQRRRKKRADRNELYAKEPPMEGAKNETLPMDIDPDDGDDSDASVVCYGPLGCFHETDHLPEMLPSSPAEVDTRFLVYTTTHRSEKPLIEFSYEELVVAGFGAAYWGNGTNETVSIPVTSGMSSSLLKTFGDLSNRTVRVIVHGFGANCGLVWIYEMRTALMAVENCTVICVDWENGAKLPNYVRAAANTRLVGRQLALLLRLLRTHNGLRLSRVHLIGFSLGSHVAGFAGAEFASGSSIPPLEPIVPSPDGANDLVRRSANDDTTTESTTAEQIDTERPPNTADLWRITGLDPAGPLFEAQPPEVRLDAGDARYVDVIHSNGENLILGGLGSWQPMGTVDYYPNGGRVQHGCTNLFVGAVTDIIWAPPTTVEGRSLCNHRRAYKFFIDSVAPRCHFPAFPCESYDQFAAGKCFDCGSNGTSTACGHMGYYASNRDIGGFGQLYLRTRDEEPYCANQFRLRLRNAPDELPLRTVGRFELTLEGGDTGNGIEDGPGGGAPLLTFNETFHLDEAREDREFHAGQWLTTILVPHPALGHRPRALTITYRPYRGGWWQRSSVGKQLWRIGPILLTADDQRTYGSCATLTLQADVPVRIELQSILLHANDQGEDEDGTECRTAEELNQLSGTAGPPAPPKSSIDEIVGPKHLGGHDHFSWTPVAISIPRHSSQPLHVNEKRSFSDSLPAGESGVAEPPHLAPTAQTVQLFPSRLVSFFERAERYARRTWDALFSGNTSDATVPNKMAPQDGDETTITSVVDLLLAPTRSEGSEPPVNSINPTTTTSTSNTKPISTHAPLTSPAKTESSSREIRIALPTFRPLTRQADGSVGSGRQHYTRFIPLVYEESKPDDAASTVGTGRKMVSRAR
- the LOC126559852 gene encoding proteasome activator complex subunit 3, with product MSDSTATATTSASSSAEDNARKVQQYKDNLISRAEALIVKEFPERIIRLNALLESPQFSERSFTDVYQDLNIPVPEPIVLDGESHAKRPRPNSTAPTSPIDGNGTKVHALPSGRVECNKPIGELVCIVKPIIRSLVEDSNLLKMWISFMIPKIEDGNNFGVSIQEDTLAEIQSVETEAAAFFDQISRYFVTRAKVVSKVAKYPHIDDYRRAVAELDEKEFLSLWLVLSEIRNRYCSLHDIVIKNMEKLKKPRSSNADSLY